In Arvicanthis niloticus isolate mArvNil1 chromosome 4, mArvNil1.pat.X, whole genome shotgun sequence, a single window of DNA contains:
- the Vopp1 gene encoding WW domain binding protein VOPP1 isoform X3: MMGVLFCCGAGFFIRRRMYPPPLIEEPTFNVSYTRQPPNPAPGVQQMGPPYYTDPGGPGMNPVGSTMAMAFQVQPNSPHGGTTYPPPPSYCNTPPPPYEQVVKDK, encoded by the exons ATGATGGGTGTGCTGTTCTGCTGTGGAGCTGGCTTCTTCATTCGCCGACGCATGTATCCACCACCTCTCATTGAGGAGCCCACATTCAATGTGTCCTATACCCGGCAACCACCAAATCCTGCCCCAG GAGTACAGCAGATGGGGCCACCATATTACACCGACCCTGGAGGACCCGGGATGAATCCTGTTGGCAGTACCATGGCTATGGCGTTCCAGGTCCAGCCCAATTCACCCCATGGAGGCACAACTTACCCACCCCCTCCCTCCTACTGCAACACGCCCCCACCCCCCTATGAACAGGTGGTGAAGGACAAGTAG